The genomic interval CCCATCATTTACAATCTGGGCATTATCATCGGAGGCTGGTTGCTGGGAGGGCATCTGGGGGTTGCCGGGCTATCGTGGGGCGCGCTGGCAGGCGCGGTTGTGGGTAACCTGTTGCTGCAGATGGCTTTCCTGCGTCGGGTGGGGGTACGCTATGCGTTCAGCCTTGACCTCAAACACCCCGGCGTGGTGAAGGTCGGCAAGCTGGTGCTGCCGGTGATATTGGGGCTATCTTTGCCGCAGGTGTTTGTGTTGATTAACCGCGCCTTCGCCTCGCTGTTGCCGCCGGGGGCGGTATCTGCGCTGGATAACGCCAATAAACAGATGCAGGCGCCACTGGGCATTTTCGCGCAGGCTATCAGCATCGCGGTGTTTCCGACGCTCAGCGCACAGGCCGCGCGGGGCGACATGGAAGCGTTCCGCCGCACCCTACTGCAGGGCTTGCGGGCGTTATGGTTCCTCACCGTGCCGGTTTCCGTGCTGATGATGGTACTCTCCACCGACATCGTTTCCATCCTTCTTCAATACAAGAAGTTCACCCCGTACGACACGCGCATCACCGCTGAGGCGCTGGTGTTCTACTGCATCGGTCTGTTCGCCTTCTCCAGTCAGGCGATACTCAACCGCGCGTTCTACGCGGTGCAGGATACGGTGACGCCGGTGGTCATCGGCACGCTGACCACGCTGGTGTTCGTGCCGTTGAACTGGTGGCTGATGGGTCCTCTGGCGCACAAAGGGCTGGCACTAGCGGGGTCTATCGCCGCGATACTGCATGTGGTCTGGATGCTGTACGCGCTGCGCAAGAAGGTGCAGGTACCCGTGCACCAGCTGTGGGTGCCGTTCGCGAAAGTGGTGCTTGCCACCCTCGCCGCCGGAGCCCTTGGTTACTTTATCAGGCACGGACTGTCTGCCACACTGACCCTGCTACAGTGGCACCCGAAGCTGGTGTCTTTGGTCACTATTGCAGTGGTCAGCCTGGCGAGCGGTGGGTTATACCTTGCCCTCGCCAGGCTGGTAGGTGCGGAGGAGTTGGAGTATGCGCAGAAAGCCTTACGTAGCCGCTCGCAGGGAGGCTAGTCATCTCCTATCGCACCGAAGTTGCGCACCAGTATGCCAAAGTCGAACAGGTTCACCTCCTCGTCGCCATCGAGGTCGGCGTTGGCGTCCCAGTTCGAGTCGCCCGACACACTGCCAAACGCCGCCACCATCTGCCCGAAGTCGAGCAGGGTGACCTCATTATCTCCATCGACGTCCCCGTTGGTCAACGACGCGGCGAGGCGCACTCTGCCCGACAGGTTTACACCGCTCAGGGTTCGGCGTAGCCAGTGTGATGCCTTCAGGGAGACATCGTATGTGCCTCGCAGAGAGGTTTCCAAACGAAAACTTCCGTTTTCGTCGAGGGTGAGCATGTGGCGTTCCGCAGGGCTGGTGGAGCTTGGCTCACGCAGCTGCACCTCCACCTGAACTCCAGCGGGCGATGCCAGATAATCCTCGAGCGAAACCTGCCCGAACAGCTCGGTTCGCGAGGCCGCAACATGCAAGCGTGCGACCTGCACGGGCAGGTTTTCGCCAAAGCGATGGTAGCGGGTACTACCGTCGGTAACCAGCAATGAGTTGGGTTTGGTGCGGGTGCTGTCAGGCTGGCTATACACCGTTATCGGTATATCCGTGCCCACCGGCGCGTTCTCCGCCAACTTGAGGTAGACGTGTCCCACGAAGAAAGGCTCGTTCACTGTGCTGCCGCCCGGCGCAAGCACTACCCAGATTGCACCAGAGGGAGTCTCGACGCTGCTGGCAGAGTCTGTGGGACGCAACAGATTGGCGCGGAGAGGAGGTGTCTGTGTCGAGACAGCGGCTCGCGTCTGTGCGGTTAGCCCCAGCTGTTGAATCTGCGGATGCCAGAAAGCGTTCTCAGCAACCTCTGAGAGGTTGGGCGTCACTGCCTGGAGGTACGGGTGGTCTATGCGCAGGTATGCGCTGCACAGATACCAGCGCGTGACGTCACCCTGTGGGACGAAGCGGAAGCCCACACTCAGCCGCACCAACGCACCCGGCTCAACCTCCAGCGAAGATACCGGTGCGGTTGGCAGGTTCGGAGTCGGTGTCGCGTCCGCCACTGCCGCCGGCGACACATCGAGAAACAGTGTTGGCTGTGCCCACGCGGGCAGCCACAGGCACAAAGACAAGGATAGAACTATCCAAACTCGGTTTCGCATCGGAGTACCTCCCTACTCGCGTCCCGGATGGTGCAGGTCGATGCGTCCATCCGGCGTCCAGGTCTGCTCGAAGCGCATCCATTTGGCATGACCGTCCACGAAGGTGTAGTTTGCTCCGCCCAGGTGCCAGGTCATTGCCAGCTCGTCTTCGGGCAAGAAGAAAGTACCGCAATCGTTGGGCCAGCGCCATGCGCCAGCATGATAGTGGTCAATGGTGGCGTTCGGCTTGGCTTCGGCGATGTAGATGGTTCGCGCAGGAGCAACCACTGAAGCCAGACTATTGTAGCCAGCACAGTTCGTGGTCAGCTCGTCCACGCCCAATCGTGGCAGCATCCAGAAGTTGGTCACATAGCTGGTCTGACGCACCGTTCGGAAGCCGGGCAGAGGCCTTGTCCAGTTGGTGCTGGGGTCCGACGGACAGCGGTAAAGCAGCTTCGTTTTGGTGTACGGCTCCAGTGACCGCACCCACACCCACGGGGCGTTGGTACCCGTATGCGAATCCAGAGGGAATCGCTCGTCGTAGTCCTGTATATACATGTTGACCGCCAGCCCCATCTGCCGCATGTTGCTCAGACAGGCAGATTGTCGTGCCTTTTCGCGCGCCTGTGCGAAAACTGGGAACAGAATGGCTGCCAGTATCGCGATAATCGCAATGACCACCAGCAACTCTATCAGGGTAAAGGCTTGCTTGTGTTGCTGCATCTGCATCCTTATCCACCTCCTTGGAGAAGGGCGGGGGGAAGTAGCCCCCCTGCCCAGGTTACAGCGAGATGACCATATCGGGCGGATTACTCGCCAGTGCCTGATACAGGTCGGGGAAACAGCCTACCTGCACTCCTTCGACCGTATCGACGACGTGGCACTCGGCAGGCTCACGCAACCCCTGTCCTGTGACAGGGTCGCACCATCGAGGTTTGCCTTTCGCCAGGTTGCGCTCCAGAGCGCACATGTCGCACATCATCAGCAAGATGTTTCGCTCCTTCGCGACCTTTGCCAGACGCTCCCCGATGGGGTCGCCCTTGCGCAGCACGAACGTGTTGTCATCGAAGAAGAACATGCCGACGACATCCACGCCGTGTGTGCCCGCCTCCAGCTGGGGCAGAATCATCTGCGCCAGCTTGTAGGACGCCGAGCGCGGCATGATGAACACGTAAGCGACTTTCAACTATCGCCTCCTCCTGCTCAGCAGCAGCAGTCCCGTACCGGTTGCCAGCACCGCTAAAGAGGCTGGCTCGGGTACCGGGTTGAACTTGATAGTGTACACCAGCGAGTTGCCCAGCGCAGTGCCGTCGTGGGCGATGCCGTTGACCAGCTGGAACTGCCACAGCTTCGGGGCAAAATCGGACGTAGCGAAAACCACATGCTTGTGGACGGACTCCGGGTCATCGGGGTCATACATCAGCGTCAGCTCGCCCACAGTGCCGATACCGAAGATGGGGGCGTCATCACCCTCCACCACCCCGAACAGCTCAGAACTGACGAACAGCTGGCGGATAGTGACCTGCTTGAGCATCGGTTCATCGCCGTTTAGCGGGCTGATGGTGTGGTCGTGGTCTCCATGGGCGAAGTCGAACCCAATATCCACCACGTAGAAGCCAAGCCCTGTTGGCTCCATGTTCACCGTCAGCCAGTACGGCTCTTGCGTGAGCGGTTCGGGGGACAGAATCGTCAGGACTCCGCCCTCATATCCCAGCAAGAGGTCGCCTTCATGCTCGTCTTCACCTGCGAATGCCCACACGCTCAGCGCGAGCACAGCGATGAACAGACCGAACAGTCGATACAGTTTCATCCGATTTTCCTCCTTTCGTATAGATGTTGGTTTAGCGCATGCCCTCCCCGCTCTGTCCGTAGTAAACCAGAACGGGGTAGAGGTCGTCGAGGTTGACCGTACCGTCCCCTGTCAGGTCTCCATGAGAAGCGACGCCGCCAAAGTGGTTCACCACATCCCGCAGGTCGTTGCTATCGATGAGGTCATCACCGTTGGTGTCGCCTAGCTTGGCGAAAGTCCAGTCCTGCCGCTGAGAGCCAGACAGGTTACGACTCACCCGCACGGAGAGGTGCTTATCCAGTTTGGCAACCACCTGCACGTTGCCCGACGTGTTGAAACCTGCAAGATACGGGTATATTGCCCACGGGTTCACGGGCTGTTCCGTGCTGGCGACGACATTGCCGTCGCGGCGCACCTGCAGCCGCAAGAAAAGGTCATACAGGCTACCCACATACCAAGGCGAAGGCGTCACATTGCCGTGGAGGCGGCTCGGGCTGCCGGCTACCATGTAGATGCGGTAGACAAACGGCATATCGAGCAGCGGTCTCGCCTGGTAGTCCACACCGCGAGTGGCTTTCAGGTCAAAAACATACACGCCAGGTGACGACGCAGCGAAAACAAAGTGATGGTGTGGCGTCCCCCCGAAGGGCAGGTCGAAATAGTTTGGCGTATTGCCCGCGCTGAAGACGGTTCCGATGCCCGACTTGTTACCCACGATGCCGGGAGATATCCACACCTTCTGCACGCGGCAACGTTGCAACATGAAACCCAGCCATCCATCGGGCACGAAGAAGTCCATCCCCACGTCCAGCAGAAAAGTGCCCTGCTGGGGCGTTACCATTTGGCGAACGGGGTGTACCTCTGGTTGGATGATAGTGAGATAGCTGTTCTCATACCCGAAAAGCATGTCCAGCTCGTGCTGAGCGCAAACAGCTTGCGCCCCTAACCATACGGTCAGACAGGTTGCTAACAGCCATCGGGCTTTCATTGGACACCTCCAGAGAAGCCGCCCAGCCCAGTGATGGGCTGGGCTTTGCTGACGCTTTTTACTTCCTGCGGCGCAGCCACAGACCAAGTAATCCCGCGCCCAACACCGCCACCGTCGACGGCTCAGGCACCGGATACAGGTCGAAGTGGAAGACGCCCGAATCGCGCAGAGGTCGATACCCCGCCGTGTTGTTGAGGTCTATCAGCTGGAAGGTGGCGGAGTAGACCTGCACGGGCGACCCCATCGCGACGGAGAACACCGGCAGGAAGGCAAAGTTATCGCCTGCCCCAATCTCGTACACGCTGCCCACGCTGGTCAAGATGGGCGTGCCGTCGGGCAAGGTGATGCGCAAGCCGGGTGTAATATCTACCAGACGCAGACCGATGCGCGCGTCTCCCAGCATTCCCGTCCAGCGTCCGCCAGAGGAGTTATACAACCGCTGGATAGCCGGGTCAGTGGAACCTGCCAGCACCCCTGTCGGCTGCATCAGCAGCTGGCTGTACTCATCGGTATCCAGCCCGGTGCGATAGTAGCCGGCGAATGCGCCGCTACCCGGGCGCATGTAGATGTACTCCTGCCCGGTGGGTCTTTGGTATAGCTCGGGCAGACGGTTGTTCGTGTTCGTGTTGTTGACGGCAGGCGAACTGGCTGGCCCGCTGTACGACCACGCGCCGATGGGGTGATAGTGTTCCGTTCCCGGCGTGTAGTGGGCAAACAACAGGGTTAGCCGTCCAAAGTTCGGGTTCGACAGGCCGCGGTAGGTACCGCTGCCGATGGTGCTTAAGCCGTCGACTCCTATGAAGTAGACGTCATGATGTTGGGCGCGTGCAGCGCTGACGCACAGCACCGCCAGCAGGGCGATTGCCCACAGCTTCAGTGTTTTCATCCTTTCCTCCTTACAGAAATGTGATGTTGTGATTGACTGGTACGGCCGAGTGAGGCGAACGCCCCACGCAGCGACTAAAGGGCTGATGAAATGAGCAGAGCTTAGAAAGGCTATGCCGTCGGGGGAGCGCGAACGGAGGGATTACTAACGACCTTGAGAGGGGTCAGGAGGGTATCGCATAAACAAAGAGTCTCCGTATCTTCGGGGAGAACGACACCGGCGACTTGAACGTCAGGCGAAGACGGGGAGTAGTGCAGCGAGCAGATGTGACATTCATGTTCATCGTGTTGATTGTTTTGCCAGCACGCTTGCGTGGAGTCAGAAGCGTGGCACGGGTGTGTGTGGTGGTGGTAGGCAGGTACGAACACCTGCATCGCCAACCATAGCACGGTTAGCAAGAGGAACGCGGTCTTACCTCGGTTGCCTTTGGTGCCACGTTTCATCCGATTTCACCTTCCGCATTCAAAACATTAGCATATCTCCACTCTGCCTGTCAAGGGTTTGCCGCGCTCTTACGCGAAAAAAATTCTTAAATCTGGCTCCCGAACGGCTTCAGCGTCTTGCCTGATGCGCAGCCAGATACCATTGGCGTAGCGCCGCACTGGCGGGTTACACCCGTCCCTTCCTCTGCAGGTCGCGAATGACCCGCCACCCGATGAGCTTGACGTCCTGCTCCTTCAGGATGCGGCGGATTTCGGCGTCAGTAGTGAACAGGCGAAACTCCTCCGCGCGGTCTTTCCATGAGCCGGCGATGTGCTGCATCTCCTCGGTAGGCAGAGCTGGGTGGATGTACAGCTCGGTCACGCCCGGCTTGAGTTCCCGCAACATGCGCTTCCAGTACTGCGTGATACTTTCGCCCGGCTTGCGCCCGCCGTGAATCAGGTAGTCCGGGAACAGGATGCCCTGCTCCAGCACTTTCTGACGCATATCGGGGTAGCCGAACTGCGCCAGCAGATCCTGCGACCCCATGCGCACGGGCAGGTTGAACTCCTTCGCCAGCGGCACATACACTTCGTAGAAGTACTTGTCGCTGTACTGCAGCGTGCCCATGTGCGAATCGAGATGGGTGATGTCGATGCCGCTGTCCATAGCCATCTTCATCTGGGCGCGAGCTTCGATCATCGCCTGCTCGGGGGTCGCGTGCTGGTACACCTGCGGCACGTCGCTCCACAGATAGCCCTGTGGGTCTATCAAACCCCTGAGCTTGCATCGGTCGCCCACCGGTCCCCAGCGATAGTACTTCCATTCGCTGGTATGCGTGAGGTGGATGCCGAAATCCGCCTTCGGGTGGGTGCGAGCATACTCGGCAATCTGCAGGAACCAGGGGCACGGAACCATGATGGAACCGGTCGTAATCAGCCCCTTCTCCATGCCCTGAATGGTTGCCTGGTTCGCGGCATAGCTCATGCCCACATCGTCCGCGTTGACGATGAGTAACTTGTCGGTGGGCTTATAGCCCAGTTTCACCGCAAGGGAAACCTCTTGCGCCATCTTTGACCTCCTGTGCGCCTTCGGCAGCGACCGGCTGAAAATCTATCTGTGATGACGGGATGACCTTCATTCCTGCGCCTCCTTGATTTATCTATTCCATGCAAAAAGCGGCTCTTCCTGCATGGGAAGAGCCGCCAGGTGGTCTCAGCAACATGTTACAGCAGGATTTCCGCTGGCATCGCGAACACCCGCAGCGCGGGTTTGCGTCGCTCTTCGAAACTGTCCACCAGCTCCTTCAGTTTCTCGGTGACCTGCTGTGCGAGTTCGTCAGACATCACGCTGAGGAAGACGGTGTTTTGACCGGGCATGATGGGCGAGCCGAGCCGCCGCCCTGTTTCTCCCACACCGGACACCCCGGAGTAGCGGGTATAGCCCGGCACATGCACCTCGTCGAGCACCTTGACCACACGATAGTCAATGCCCGTCTCACACACAATCATGAGCATTTTCATGGCGTCCCCCTCCTCTCGTTCGCTCATGGCTTACGGGCAGAGAAAAGAGTATCGGTAACAGGTGCTATCCATGTGGAATCGTATCACGCGACCGACATCTTGTCAACACCTCATCCATGAGGCACCAGCAGCGGCATGTTCCTCATCCGTCCTTCCCCTCTCGTTTGCAGCACCAGCAGCTGAACCGACGGCAGTTCGCCCCACTCGGGCACCTTCACGCGGCGGCGCCTGCGGAAACTGGGCGGACGGCGCAACGGGTCTTCCACGTCCATCGCCACCAGCAGATGCCGTTCGCCGTCGTGCAGGGTCACCTCTACCGCCACATGGTTGTCCGCATACGGGTCGCCGCTGGAGGCGAGCAGGGGCAAGCGACGCACAGCAGCCACCGGACAGGTCTCGCCCTCGAAAGGTACCAGCACCGCCACGAAGGTGGATGCCAGAGTCGCTCCACCCCTGCGCCGCACGAGAAGGCGCGGTATCCACGCCTGTTCTGTACCTGTGTAGCCCGTCACCGAGACCCATCCCTCACAGGTGTATGCCTCCGCCTCCGGCGTCAGTTCGATGCATCGCAAGGTGACCTTCTCCCCGCTGGAGCGGTAGCCGCGGCGGTCTTCCACTTGCCAGTCCACTGTCAACGGAGCATTCGGGTCGCGCCGCTGGATTCGTTGAAACTGTCGCATCACGGCATCGGCGTATTCCTTGGGTTTGGGTGCGTTGCGGCGCGCCTCCTGAAGGCGTATCTGACCGAAGGTACTGTGCACAAACTTGTCGTGCGTGCTGCCGCCGACCACGCGGAAGATGTCCAGTACATAGAAGTCTTTCTCGGAGACGTCCACCATGACCAGCGTCCGTTCATACTGCCGAATACCGTAGACTTCGGGCGCGCATACCCTCACCGTCCGCACACGCTCGGCAGGCACCCACAGGGTACTTTTCCCCGCCTCCACCCGCTGTTTTTGACCGTCGACGACCACCGTGTTGTGCGCGGCGGTGGAGTAGTACCACAGCACCTTGTCGGAATACCAGCCGCCGTATTGCACGGGCGGGTAGCCAAAGTCCACCATCAGGTCGAGCCCGAACGCGAACATCCCCACGTTCAGCGCGTCATGGTGTCCGTGGCTGTTGCCCGAGTCGTAGTCTATCCACACGGCGCGCTCATGCTCCCCCCGCCCCGAACGCAGAATCGCCAGGTGCCACTGGCTTTTGTTGACGCTACTCTGTGAGAACGTCGTGCCGTGTTGAGCGATGACCCGCTTCACTCGCTGCTGGAACCGCGCCGGGTTATCCGCCAGCAGGTCATGGGGCAAGCCATCTACCGACTTGCCGTTAGCCTGATACAGCAAGCGCACAAAGTCGACGTCTCCCGTCAGCTCATACAGCCTCCAGAAGAAGGTGAATAGCGACGGGTTGAACAGGGGATGGGGTTCGAAGATGCCTGTGCCCAGTGCAGGCAGGCGCAGGAAATCGACGCCACAATACTGGGTTATCTGCTGCCCGATGATGCCTGTATCGCCGATGAGCGGATAATAGCGCCCGAAAATCCACGTGTCCAGATGGAATCGGAACGTGTCGCGCAGGCGGAACCGCTCTACCGCCCGCGGTAGCAGGTTGGGGGAGACGCGGTCAAACAGCCCGACGATGTGCGCAATGGCACGCACACCCGAAGCCGAATAGTTCGCCAGACCTTTCTCGCCGGTCACACCGTCGACGGCGGTCGCCTTCTGCAGGGTCTCATCTAGCATCTGCTGGACGGTCGCCGCGTTTTGCTCGTAGCTCTGCACCGCCATCAATACCATCTTCGCGAAGGGCGTGCGGGGGAAATTGCTGGCAATCTTGTGTTCGTTGCGCAGAGGGTCTAACAGCAACCCCTGCTCGATGTTCTGATGGACGTCGGCAAAGGTGGCTTTGGGATTTGGCAGATTGAACCGCTTTGCCTTCTCAGAGAGGAACTGTAACAGCTCCGCATCCACGCGCAGGGCATCGAACACGGCATCATAGGCTATCGCCAGCAGGCGCGTCTCTTCGCAGGCATCGTGCCACGTGGAAACGTAGCCGTCGGTCTGCACGGTCTCGTACACCACGGACTGCGTTTTATGGTCGAACTGAGGATACAGGTCGGCGATGCGGTCGAGCAGGATGCCTGCCTTCCGCGCGTACACTCCCTCTCCAGTCACGAGATAAGCGGACGCCAGGTTCAATACACCTGCCACCACCAGCTGCTTCCACTGCTCGTAAATCAGATACGCGCCGATGAACCGCCAGCGGTTCTCGCCCTCCGCATAGCCCGTGCCGTCATCCACGCCAAAGCGGTGCAGGGGGTCGTTGGGGTCGGGATGCTGGGTGTTGAACAGCAGAGCGCGGTCGGCACGCTTCGGGTCGAAAACGCCATGCTCGTCCAGCCCCGAGCGGTAGTACGCCTCAAAGTCGTTGGTGGGAAACAGCATCTTGCAATGTGGACACTGCACCTTCCACGGGTGCTTCCACGGTTGTATCAGCCAGTCGTACATCGGGACAGGCTGTTTACACGTGGGGCAGTATCCGTTGGACCAGACCATCCACGAACGCGGCAGAGTGGGACCAAACATCAACGCCCACAGGTCGTCGTCACTCATCCGCCGCCAGGGTTCGGCAGCCTCTACGAGGCGTCTGGCGGTCTCTTCTGCCCAGTCGAAACGGCTCACGTTCTGGCGTATCCTGCGTCGCAGAGGCTCTGCGAAGAAAGCGCTTGTGCGCTTCACGATGCGAGTATCCATACAAGTTCTTCGCTCCTCGACATGGTTTCCATCCCGTTCGCCAGACATGCCGTTCATCCTGCCACGCTACTGCCTGTGGCAGGAGTACGCCCTGCATTCGGCGCAAAACACGATGGGAGGCTAATCCGATGTGTGTAGAGGAGAAACCTTTCGACGTGCTGGGTCTGGGCGTGCTGGCAGTGGATGAGCTGCTGTACGTCGAGCACTATCCGCCGCCCGATACCAAGACACCGGTCTTGCATCGCGAGAAGCAGGCAGGAGGGCTGACAGGCACCGCTCTTGTTGCTGCCGCGCGATTGGGCGCACGGTGCGCGTATGCGGGAATGCTGGGGCACGACGAGTTATCGCAGTTTGTGGTAGATACTTTTCGCCGCGAGGGGATTGACCTGACGCATGTGGTGTGGAGCGACGATGCGCAACCGGTGCACTCGGTTATTATTGTGGACACCACAGCGCACACCCGAAACATCTTCTTCCTGCGAGGCGCAAAAACCGGCGCAGCTCCGGACGCACCTCCCGCCGAAGTGATTCGCAGCACACGGGTGTTATTTGCCGACCACCACGGGTTAGCAGGGATGGTGCGGGCAGCACGCATCGCAGCGGAAGCGGGTATACCCATCGTCGCCGATGTGGAGCGTGCGGGAGGAGAGGGCTTCAGGGAGCTGGTGGAGCTCACCACGCACCTGATTGTCTCTCGCGATTTCGCAGAGCAGTTCGCCCCCGGTGCAACGGTCGCAGAAGCGGTGAAGCGTATCCGTCGCAACGCGGCGCAGACGGTGGTGGTAACCTGCGGCTCAGAGGGATGCTGGTACCTGGGGGAGGGGATGGAGGAGCCCGTGCATCAGCCAGCCTATCGCGTGCCGGTGGTGGATACCACCGGCTGTGGCGACGTGTTCCACGGTGCTTATGCCGCCGCGCTGGCAAGGGGGCTGTCTCTGCCGGAACGCATCCGGGTCGCGTCGGCAACCGCTGCACTCAAGGCGATGCACTACGGCGGGCAGGCAGGCATTCCCGGCTGGGAGACGGTCACGGAGTTTATCCGTAGCAGGAAAGATGTGCGGTGAGGTAAAATGGAGTTGATAGGGAAGTAACCTATCGCTATCCATTGGCGTCTTAACAAGTGGAAACCTCTATCGCGCGCGACAGAGGAGGTGAGGCAAATGCGGATGAAGTGGCTGTGGGTTCTGGCGTTGCTGGCGCTCGTCCTGGGCACAGTAGGCCCGGTGTACAGTCAGCAAGGGGGCGGTGAGTCGCCTCGCATCACGCTGAATCTGGAGTCCGCCAGCATTGCCGACGCTCTGAAGTTGCTGTTCCGCTCCGTCGGCTACAACTACACGCTGGACGAGTCGGTGGTGGGTGGTTACGTCACCGTCTCGCTAAAGGACGTCACCTTCGAGACGGCACTGCGCACGATTTTGCGCTCGGCCAACCCGCCATTGACGTACCGCGTGGACGGCGGCGTGTACATCATCACGCCCAAGGTGGAAACGTATGAAACCACCACAGCCGAGCCGACGATAGAAGAGCAGCCGCAGCCCCAGGTTCGTACCGAGAAGATTGTGCTGCAGCACCTGGACTCGCTGGCTATCGCCCAGCTGCTTGGCGGAACCGCCATCGCACTGAACCAGACCGGCTGGACCTATAGTGGCGGCGGTTACGGCGGCTGGGGCGGTTACGGCGGCTACGGCGGCTTCGGCGGCTACGGCGGCTTCGGCGGCTGGGGCGGCAGCGGCTGGGCTGGCGGCGGCTGGGGCGGCTATGGCGGCGGCTTCGGCGGCTGGGGCGGTGGCCTCGGCGGCTGGGGCGGCGGTTTCGGCGGCTGGGGCGGTGGCGGCTTCAACCGCGGTGGTTGGGGCGGCGGCTTCAACCGCGGTGGTTGGGGCGGCGGCTTCAACCGTGGCGGCTGGGGCGGTGGTGGCTTCAACCGCGGCGGTTGGGGAGGCGGCTGGGGAGGCTTCTAGCCTGCCCGGACGCAATGCAGCACCGCAGTGACCCTTCAACCTGCTGGAACCCGAAACAGTGGGCACTGAGCGACTCTGCTCAGTGCCCTTTACCTGGGAAGTTGCCTGCCTCCGATATCATTCCCTGCTGACCGAAGGCTGGCTGAAGATGCTCCTGACAGGCGCAGGCATCGGGTTATCTGCCCCCTTCACCGATCGCCAGATGATCTCGCTGAATAGCAGGTCATCCACGCGGTCCTCCTGGCTTAAATCCATTGCCAGCGACTCGCGCCAGCCCCACGCACTGGCAGGGTTCTTTTCGTTCAGGTCTATGCGTGCGGGACGGCATTTGTACGGGGTGAAGTCGGGCCTGTCGGTGAAGCATCGATACATCGGGGTGGCGGCGGCATCGTACTGGCTCAACGGCTCCAGTCCCAGAATCAGCTCCATCGTGCGCAACATGGAGCAGGTGGTGTAGAGGGTGCTGTCCACGCTGCGCCGCTTCACGTACGGCGAGATAACCAGAGCAGGACTGCGGTGCGCGTCCACATGGTCGGGACCGTTTTGCGCGTCGTCCTCC from Bacillota bacterium carries:
- a CDS encoding heparinase II/III-family protein — translated: MDTRIVKRTSAFFAEPLRRRIRQNVSRFDWAEETARRLVEAAEPWRRMSDDDLWALMFGPTLPRSWMVWSNGYCPTCKQPVPMYDWLIQPWKHPWKVQCPHCKMLFPTNDFEAYYRSGLDEHGVFDPKRADRALLFNTQHPDPNDPLHRFGVDDGTGYAEGENRWRFIGAYLIYEQWKQLVVAGVLNLASAYLVTGEGVYARKAGILLDRIADLYPQFDHKTQSVVYETVQTDGYVSTWHDACEETRLLAIAYDAVFDALRVDAELLQFLSEKAKRFNLPNPKATFADVHQNIEQGLLLDPLRNEHKIASNFPRTPFAKMVLMAVQSYEQNAATVQQMLDETLQKATAVDGVTGEKGLANYSASGVRAIAHIVGLFDRVSPNLLPRAVERFRLRDTFRFHLDTWIFGRYYPLIGDTGIIGQQITQYCGVDFLRLPALGTGIFEPHPLFNPSLFTFFWRLYELTGDVDFVRLLYQANGKSVDGLPHDLLADNPARFQQRVKRVIAQHGTTFSQSSVNKSQWHLAILRSGRGEHERAVWIDYDSGNSHGHHDALNVGMFAFGLDLMVDFGYPPVQYGGWYSDKVLWYYSTAAHNTVVVDGQKQRVEAGKSTLWVPAERVRTVRVCAPEVYGIRQYERTLVMVDVSEKDFYVLDIFRVVGGSTHDKFVHSTFGQIRLQEARRNAPKPKEYADAVMRQFQRIQRRDPNAPLTVDWQVEDRRGYRSSGEKVTLRCIELTPEAEAYTCEGWVSVTGYTGTEQAWIPRLLVRRRGGATLASTFVAVLVPFEGETCPVAAVRRLPLLASSGDPYADNHVAVEVTLHDGERHLLVAMDVEDPLRRPPSFRRRRRVKVPEWGELPSVQLLVLQTRGEGRMRNMPLLVPHG
- a CDS encoding STN domain-containing protein, which produces MRMKWLWVLALLALVLGTVGPVYSQQGGGESPRITLNLESASIADALKLLFRSVGYNYTLDESVVGGYVTVSLKDVTFETALRTILRSANPPLTYRVDGGVYIITPKVETYETTTAEPTIEEQPQPQVRTEKIVLQHLDSLAIAQLLGGTAIALNQTGWTYSGGGYGGWGGYGGYGGFGGYGGFGGWGGSGWAGGGWGGYGGGFGGWGGGLGGWGGGFGGWGGGGFNRGGWGGGFNRGGWGGGFNRGGWGGGGFNRGGWGGGWGGF